The sequence GACACTTTcagctccagtcatagcgactctgatataggaggaaagaaatcaaagcatcatctccaagcacagacagctgagaactcttcctcacatgacattttgagaagtggagggatagaatgtgatgaaaagaaactctgcacagagaagccaaaatgtaacagttctggagtgatggggaaggagggaatctctgaaccaccccatctccttccaatgtcacagaggctgaaatgacacttttttcccctgctcctctttatttaactataacatgaaaaattcccaatgtaactgctcttcagcacaacccagagcaacgtgagaacaactggcaaggatacaatctgtatcactggcgactctaacaataactttgcaataggaggaatggtataaatgtgacgctccctggttcctcataggaagggcacactccagttacttgtgggataattgagttgatagaaaggacaaatgggcccacctcaaaagaaggcaaactacaaaaggcataaatgggccactcatctggccaagctgagggataacggtgctgcaaacagttcaaacagatttaaaaagttattatgtgggaatcaggaaaagttgtaaagaaaaaaaattgatagccctagaggtttttatggtgttcactgcccttgcagattctctgatggcggatatgggctgagtgccaagagaaggttttcccacattctctgcattcatagggcctttcccctggtgtggattctctgatgtttagaaagggctgagctgctagtgaagtttttcccacactcacggcattcgtagggcctctcccctgtgtggctcctctgatgtctagaaagggttgatctttgagtgaagttttcccacactcacggcattcatagggcctctcccctgtgtggattctctgatgaacagaaagggctgctctttgagtgaaggttttcccacactcactgcattcatagggcctcttctctgtgtggattctctgatgaacagaaagggctgagctgctagtgaaggttttcccacactcactgcatttgtagggcctgtcccctgtgtggattctctgatgttcagaaaggtttgagctgcgattgaaggttttcccacactcatggcattcatagggcctgtgtctgtcacctgtgtggattctctgatgttcagaaaggtttgagctgcgattgaaggttttcccacactcatggcattcgtagggcctttcccccgtgtggattctctgatgaacagaaagggctgctctttgagtgaaggttttcccacactcactgcatttgtagggcctgtcccctgtgtggattctctgatgaacagaaagggctgatctgtgagtgaagcttttcccacactcacagcattcgtagggcctttcccccgtgtggattctctgatgaacagaaagggctgatctttgagtgaaggttttcccacactcacagcattcatagggcctgtgtctgtcacctgtgtggattctctgatgttcagaaaggtttgagctgcgattgaaggttttcccacactcatggcattcgtagggcctttcccccgtgtggattctctgatgaacagaaagggctgctctttgagtgaaggttttcccacactcactgcatttgtagggcctgtcccctgtgtggatttgctgatgaacagaaagggctgatctgtgagtgaagcttttcccacactcacagcattcgtagggcctttcccccgtgtggattctctgatgaacagaaagggctgatctttgagtgaaggttttcccacactcacagcattcatagggcctctcccctgtgtggattctctgatgatcaagaagggctgagtagtcacataagttttttccacactctgtgcatgtattttttctctttccaatgatgatttcctgctttgttgtggtttccttgaggtccttctgaattccctgagaggaaatacttttacccattttcacccccgactggtttccttgttctctctctggtctgtgctgaatctcacaggatttttcctcctcatgtctcctggacacatggctttttgatctttgcaataatgctctgtgtttatccacttgctgaacatttttctgctgagaattctgctcctctttctcacatgccattgcatcacctgctgtgatagagacagaaacatcaaacagggatgaaaagtgaaaagccaaaacaaactaagtgctggagggaggtcaaataaaaatcacaaactgaactcccccatactcttccccaaaacaggagagagcaggggatcaatttggctttcaaatcccatccaaatacgcagggggaagggaggaagctactgctggtgtctgctaggatctacaggaagccatgagctatagttaccctgaggatatgacccctgctggcaacaataatgaactgagacacctctcaagggcttggtagggcatcccagatgtttccttcaggcactttcacactcagagttggtttaatgtttcctcacctctgcagggagatctcagggtctgttttccctctgaaccctgcaggtctgagacccatggctcttcccct is a genomic window of Mauremys reevesii isolate NIE-2019 linkage group 14, ASM1616193v1, whole genome shotgun sequence containing:
- the LOC120381669 gene encoding zinc finger protein 551-like, whose product is DHQRIHTGERPYECCECGKTFTQRSALSVHQRIHTGERPYECCECGKSFTHRSALSVHQQIHTGDRPYKCSECGKTFTQRAALSVHQRIHTGERPYECHECGKTFNRSSNLSEHQRIHTGDRHRPYECCECGKTFTQRSALSVHQRIHTGERPYECCECGKSFTHRSALSVHQRIHTGDRPYKCSECGKTFTQRAALSVHQRIHTGERPYECHECGKTFNRSSNLSEHQRIHTGDRHRPYECHECGKTFNRSSNLSEHQRIHTGDRPYKCSECGKTFTSSSALSVHQRIHTEKRPYECSECGKTFTQRAALSVHQRIHTG